A stretch of the Theileria equi strain WA chromosome 1, complete sequence genome encodes the following:
- a CDS encoding hypothetical protein (encoded by transcript BEWA_027240A), with the protein MMDKEAIFEALPFNSDGVAMVKRGRRGAKGPDGRGEQETAKEESGAPNATKVESGQDQEAAPIEDGYQLICESEKGPGYCERDNEEGEKISSRSTIYDDMLKIYVDRSRSITYEENPSRDPMVWFSLFILASNPLVAIYLLYHFNNWQPWAGRSAFSDGSVITTVSSVISGAKSDAAAEGLSLSTKFPLKGLATSWLALSGGASAVAAPASIVRIASSFARLVQEYAFFEVFGEIGFALFSLVLIILCRLPCSDKKYRIQSVLPCIAMLYMVIYKILALYVLTTGIRLLLFYLFIVALPELPIPQFATQILAISIGGDDAKMFRELYKMDMEGHFWLMVFCAENIYITVTDTIELFYTLSRMASRGTRRLVAKLKRQQESLYYTLAPGDATEYTGACSSCSYLLMENPAESDPHEKYIHSMYNDRTDVGTYLKNIDIKEYSRGLENFSAKILKQGQE; encoded by the coding sequence ATGATGGACAAGGAGGCAATTTTCGAGGCCTTACCATTTAATTCTGATGGCGTAGCAATGGTAAAAAGGGGTAGAAGGGGTGCTAAAGGCCCAGACGGACGCGGGGAGCAAGAAACTGCCAAGGAAGAGTCTGGAGCTCCGAATGCCACTAAAGTCGAATCTGGCCAGGATCAAGAGGCTGCACCCATTGAAGACGGCTATCAGCTTATATGCGAGTCTGAGAAGGGCCCTGGCTACTGCGAGAGGGACAATGAGGAGGGCGAAAAGATTTCATCGAGATCCACGATTTATGACGATATGCTAAAGATTTACGTGGACCGTTCCAGGAGTATAACCTATGAGGAGAACCCAAGCAGAGACCCAATGGTCTGGTTTTCACTCTTTATTCTGGCGTCTAATCCCCTAGTCGCCATTTACCTCCTCTACCATTTCAACAATTGGCAACCATGGGCTGGTCGTTCGGCCTTTTCCGATGGCTCTGTAATTACCACTGTATCTTCAGTTATTTCTGGAGCAAAATCTGATGCTGCAGCTGAAGGGCTCTCTCTCTCGACAAAGTTCCCGCTCAAGGGGCTTGCCACTAGTTGGTTGGCGCTTTCCGGCGGAGCATCTGCAGTCGCAGCTCCTGCTTCCATTGTAAGAATCGCAAGTTCGTTTGCGAGACTTGTGCAGGAGTACGCGTTTTTCGAAGTTTTTGGAGAAATTGGCTTTGCGCTCTTCAGTCTCGTCCTCATTATACTTTGCAGATTGCCGTGCAGCGATAAGAAATATCGTATCCAGTCGGTTCTCCCATGCATTGCCATGCTCTACATGGTGATTTACAAGATTCTGGCTCTCTACGTTCTAACCACCGGGATTCGTCTACTTCTTTTTTACTTGTTTATCGTGGCTCTTCCGGAACTCCCTATTCCCCAATTTGCCACTCAGATTTTGGCCATATCTATAGGCGGGGACGATGCTAAAATGTTTAGGGAGCTTTATAAAATGGACATGGAGGGGCATTTCTGGCTTATGGTCTTTTGCGCTgaaaacatttacattacTGTGACAGATACAATTGAGCTATTTTACACACTCTCAAGGATGGCATCCAGAGGTACGAGACGATTGGTTGCAAAGCTAAAGAGACAGCAGGAATCGCTATACTATACTCTTGCCCCCGGCGATGCTACAGAGTATACCGGTGCATGCAGTAGCTGCTCCTACCTATTAATGGAAAACCCAGCAGAATCTGACCCTCATGAAAAGTATATTCATAGCATGTACAATGATAGGACCGACGTTGGCACCTACCTGAAGAATATCGACATTAAAGAATATAGTCGGGGACTCGAGAATTTTTCGGCAAAAATTCTAAAACAGGGGCAGGAATGA
- a CDS encoding hypothetical protein (encoded by transcript BEWA_027270A), with product MGVSAKCKDWLKKAALFFAGLGHLQPMLLAATNSDYLLDRFLLEKRCSSEYVSRMITSLIFIEISATILMGTFGVLLGLYKFIPEEKEEDFRGYLSCVIQWILLFGHAQIVRAFTSGGEKGDIQWFYYSLLFQHFFTCIIGAGIGFIDVDRALWYLMNIPVLPVIIFFYQMWIHMWARKKGLVNIGYMVVENQIRLGVINSCITTLLWTIAYSGLLEAEDEGVTIKLSENKKAKNGGPHTYQGSTIGGGRTITVTRTPEQSNFFKYTHENSSWWSENIRFTVKEVKHGNTPLILHPCINGPVDEVAVYYEGACSTENPLLICVRSDNSYGYYCKGNVTYCKSLGHVSNSHDNCWYRYKNGDRRSKIEPESGTDQGLGNLLEQLKCKPHQLTSKNFSSVATADLQNLQSDHKNYDYRKILWDPCTWYPSPTCMPLIMHGLAVGAMGSIYPHLVPKTLVSAKHARIFDILSMFLAAIVQILNLIFFEYKSPAFANRPWEGEDKWYLTWLFYVPYLLSFLLIIFNIHYPGWRICCYIRSHTWFAFLIMLSVSFINDIFLAVGRGGIMDQRSGNKGIDGRYLKNDHSLFNKMAPFMALSFIPFWLTTSPMIKSYARSVDQYLSDKDRDSWPTSRYGFWSLSVSQSSSRLFKRLLWSITTMATGRSLYSRVCLLR from the coding sequence ATGGGTGTATCTGCCAAATGCAAAGATTGGCTCAAGAAAGCGGCTTTGTTCTTTGCTGGACTGGGTCACCTTCAGCCTATGCTACTGGCAGCTACTAACTCTGACTACTTGCTTGACAGGTTCCTTCTAGAGAAGCGTTGTTCCAGTGAGTATGTTTCCAGGATGATTACCTCACTCATCTTCATAGAGATCTCGGCAACTATTCTCATGGGTACTTTTGGGGTGTTGTTGGGGTTATATAAATTCATACCTGaggagaaggaagaagattttaGAGGTTACTTGAGTTGTGTCATCCAATGGATCCTCCTCTTTGGGCATGCACAGATAGTCAGAGCTTTTACATCGGGTGGAGAAAAGGGAGACATTCAATGGTTCTACTATTCTTTGCTATTTCAACACTTTTTTACTTGTATCATAGGTGCAGGTATTGGATTTATAGATGTGGACAGGGCACTTTGGTACCTCATGAATATTCCTGTATTACCtgtcatcatcttcttctaccAGATGTGGATTCACATGTGGGCTCGTAAGAAAGGTCTGGTTAATATAGGGTATATGGTAGTTGAGAACCAGATACGGTTGGGTGTTATCAATTCGTGTATAACAACACTACTATGGACCATAGCCTATTCTGGGTTGCTTGAAgcagaagatgaaggagtaaccattaagCTCTCAGAAAACAAAAAGGCAAAAAATGGAGGCCCTCATACATATCAAGGAAGTACTATCGGAGGTGGTAGGACCATTACTGTCACAAGAACTCCTGAACAATCTAACTTCTTCAAGTACACCCATGAGAACAGTAGTTGGTGGAGTGAAAATATACGATTCACAGTAAAGGAAGTAAAACATGGTAATACTCCACTAATACTACACCCATGCATAAATGGGCCAGTGGATGAAGTTGCGGTATACTATGAGGGTGCTTGTAGTACGGAAAATCCCCTCCTAATTTGCGTAAGATCTGACAACTCTTATGGTTATTACTGCAAGGGAAATGTCACCTACTGCAAGAGTCTTGGTCACGTCTCCAATTCTCATGATAACTGTTGGTACagatacaagaatggagatagACGCAGTAAAATAGAACCTGAAAGTGGTACTGATCAAGGACTAGGTAACCTGCTTGAACAACTTAAGTGTAAACCGCACCAACTTACCAGTAAGAACTTCTCTAGTGTTGCTACTGCCGATCTTCAGAATCTCCAATCTGATCATAAAAACTATGACTACCGGAAGATCTTATGGGATCCTTGTACTTGGTATCCATCTCCGACTTGTATGCCACTTATTATGCATGGTTTAGCAGTTGGAGCTATGGGTTCAATTTATCCTCATTTGGTTCCAAAGACTTTGGTTTCTGCTAAACATGCTCGTATATTTGACATCCTCAGTATGTTTTTGGCAGCAATTGTTCAGATTTTGAATCTCATATTTTTTGAGTATAAGAGCCCTGCTTTTGCCAACAGACCTTGGGAAGGTGAAGACAAATGGTACCTTACTTGGCTTTTTTATGTACCCTATCTACTATCATTTCTATtaatcatctttaacattCACTATCCTGGCTGGAGAATCTGTTGTTACATTAGAAGTCACACTTGGTTTGCATTTCTCATTATGCTTTCTGTTAGTTTTATCAATGACATTTTCCTGGCAGTGGGAAGGGGTGGTATCATGGACCAGAGAAGTGGTAATAAGGGAATTGATGGTAGGTATTTGAAGAATGATCATTCTCTCTTTAACAAGATGGCTCCGTTTATGGCCCTCTCTTTTATACCATTCTGGTTGACGACAtctccaatgataaagagttatgctcgTAGTGTTGATCAATACTtgtctgataaggatagagattcttggcctacttcacgttatgggttttggagtctGTCAGTCAGTCAGTCatccagtagactctttaaGAGGCTCTTATGGAGTATAACGACCATGGCGACTGGAAGGAGCCTATACAGTAGAGTATGTCTGCTCCGCTAG
- a CDS encoding hypothetical protein (encoded by transcript BEWA_027250A): MIYSLVFDVGTLIDSVDQESMSKYVLTLPGPDNSMFVRISNRYRRRLGGFTSKIREFIRKPGRRSYERVEKRYIDLEILAQAAHEYIKVELFIPREDDPGEGTSSQAEGTVLGSRIWEDGGTGPRFLSTLYSIKTEMLPYFSIGVIKYGGYILEDDTENLLEKDVLWEGRAGAPRITVTALYSDGIETKTIHWFKYGTWYSYRERVSQCKVMR, from the exons ATGatctactccctagtcttcgacgtcg GGACATTGATAGACTCAGTTGATCAGGAATCAATGAGTAAATACGTTTTGACACTACCTGGCCCTGACAACTCCATGTTTGTGCGCATCTCAAATCGATACAGAAGACGACTCGGTGGTTTTACAAGTAAAATCAGGGAGTTTATACGGAAACCAGGTCGTAGATCCTATGAGAGAGTCGAAAAGAGGTACATAGACCTTGAAATTCTGGCACAAGCAGCCCATGAATACATCAAAGTAGAACTTTTTATACCACGAGAAGATGACCCTGGAGAGGGAACGAGCAGTCAGGCTGAAGGTACAGTTTTAGGGAGTAGAATTTGGGAAGACGGTGGAACTGGCCCACGATTCCTTTCAACGCTCTACAGCATAAAGACTGAAATGCTCCCATACTTTTCAATCGGCGTGATCAAATATGGTGGATACATTTTGGAAGACGATACCGAGAACCTATTGGAAAAGGATGTGCTCTGGGAAGGCAGAGCCGGTGCTCCGAGAATTACTGTTACTGCTCTCTACAGCGATGGAATCGAGACAAAAACGATCCACTGGTTTAAATACGGAACATGGTACTCTTACAGGGAGAGAGTATCACAATGCAAGGTTATGAGATAG
- a CDS encoding hypothetical protein (encoded by transcript BEWA_027260A), whose translation MNNRWLRLELDKLCGSSECRCKKKLHNLGIATSKVENDPVGGYDKHIHKGENGTFTLKSVRYNGEWIFNIDLENVSGVTEISVYYGGEKRDIPFIIEINNGGKPQHFLNTNPDHSRKYAHTTWEKDKSFFDPSQLSDKLDELSCLSTGSISLDIYRRKLRSYCISSKVGFEGTFFTDETDFYEFKQFTNGQPFRVPYLRYNGKDLPIQMPREDIKEVSTFYWKHNFGKPLIVKVNKQSGETEYHFKDGRSGWTKKRVQDLNSTVLESNCLRNKATTINLSRNNGKYCCTENCKYKRINVITQRNTYPGFIGYEHKAVNDPFTIGKIVNNYGTMQKGIKYPIENVLEVTVYYQTTCPKEPLCMYIKYKVDKDYSEDMWYGRITQNGWSPITSDLGNEDEINKVFRDKFKTVSRVLTTSCRIEDLPEDTTVLFPKDMRDKPLDSPENTLNKLVNEANENDIGFFKPKGPEDDERKPIGQGSQIPNRLYQLRKTPKPIPLTPNKIIPMVNKVVEEVKQEIEAQKIQDTREVSESVVKTAASYARYGSGLVTIAGMHTVKTVIGLAEDTLKLAANILATATVNSVVGSPGEQAGLTGSRTVPGKGDVGTEGVSKTDKEAKVYGRTLLTASEPEDAQSRILKVSDRDVQETEKDVSASSGPPVVPGLLAGGLSSTIFRGALVKEGGRRTMRTVAVPIRRSVSPRTPSAVETPGFTNANSTRGDLGEQYSDPTAPSFSSDITNNQDNSHQDGPEVGFASGLTGNESADSATSPDPLLPADTTSTNGASKETPLPNPAPNCNTSPFTEILAGSSVLAGYAFSGTIAGAAATFFGGWRLYKHTYLSTIDTD comes from the coding sequence atgaataatAGATGGCTCCGGTTAGAGCTGGATAAATTATGTGGTAGTTCAGAATGTAGATGTAAGAAAAAACTACATAACCTTGGTATTGCTACCAGTAAGGTGGAAAATGATCCTGTAGGAGGCTATGATAAGCACATTCATAAGGGGGAAAATGGTACCTTTACTCTAAAAAGCGTTCGgtataatggagaatggatTTTTAATATAGATCTAGAAAATGTTTCCGGTGTTACTGAAATTTCAGTATACTATGGTGGAGAGAAACGTGACATACCGTTTATCATAGAAATTAATAACGGCGGAAAACCTCAACACTTCCTAAATACAAACCCAGATCACAGTAGAAAGTATGCACATACCACTTGGGAGAAGGATAAGAGTTTTTTTGACCCTTCGCAGTTGTCAGATAAACTAGATGAACTAAGCTGTCTATCCACCGGATCAATATCACTTGACATCTACCGGAGAAAACTTAGAAGTTATTGTATCTCGAGTAAGGTTGGATTCGAAGGTACATTTTTTACGGATGAAACTGATTTTTATGAGTTCAAACAATTTACCAATGGACAACCTTTCAGGGTACCTTACCTTAGGTACAACGGCAAAGATCTTCCAATACAAATGCCTCGGGAAGATATTAAGGAAGTTAGTACCTTTTACTGGAAACataattttggaaaacCACTCATTGTGAAGGTAAATAAACAGAGTGGAGAGACTGAATATCACTTCAAGGATGGTAGAAGTGGGTGGACTAAAAAAAGGGTCCAAGACTTAAACTCCACTGTTCTTGAGAGTAACTGTCTGCGTAATAAGGCTACTACAATTAATCTATCACGGAATAATGGTAAATATTGTTGCACAGAAAACTGCAAATATAAGAGAATCAATGTAATAACGCAACGTAACACATACCCCGGTTTTATTGGATATGAACACAAAGCTGTTAATGATCCATTCACGATTGGTAAGATTGTCAATAATTATGGAACAATGCAAAAAGGTATTAAATATCCCATTGAAAACGTACTTGAAGTGACTGTGTATTATCAAACGACTTGTCCAAAGGAACCGCTGTGTATGTACATCAAGTATAAGGTAGACAAAGATTATTCAGAAGATATGTGGTACGGTAGAATAACTCAGAATGGATGGAGTCCCATTACTAGCGATTTaggaaatgaagatgaaattaACAAGGTATTTAGAGATAAATTTAAGACAGTATCTAGAGTTCTCACAACTTCCTGTCGTATTGAAGACCTTCCCGAAGATACTACTGTTCTATTCCCAAAAGATATGAGAGATAAACCATTAGACTCTCCGGAAAATACTCTTAATAAACTTGTTAATGAAGctaatgaaaatgatattGGTTTTTTTAAACCAAAAGGAcctgaagatgatgaaagGAAACCAATAGGTCAAGGATCACAGATTCCAAATAGATTGTATCAGCTTAGGAAAACCCCCAAACCGATTCCTTTAACTCCTAATAAAATAATTCCTATGGTAAATAAAGTTGTAGAGGAGGTTAAACAAGAAATAGAGGCTCAAAAGATTCAGGATACTCGAGAAGTATCTGAATCTGTTGTTAAAACTGCTGCTAGTTATGCACGATACGGATCAGGCCTTGTCACTATAGCTGGTATGCATACTGTAAAGACTGTTATTGGTCTAGCTGAGGACACTCTTAAACTGGCTGCCAATATTCTTGCTACGGCTACTGTTAATAGTGTCGTTGGTTCTCCTGGAGAACAAGctggtcttactggatcTAGAACTGTTCCTGGTAAAGGAGATGTTGGTACTGAGGGTGTTAGTAAAACTGATAAAGAAGCTAAAGTTTATGGTCGTACTCTTCTTACCGCTTCTGAACCTGAAGATGCTCAATCTAGAATCCTTAAAGTCTCTGATAGAGACGTTCAAGAAACTGAAAAGGACGTTTCTGCCAGCTCTGGACCACCGGTAGTACCAGGTTTACTAGCAGGTGGACTATCATCAACAATTTTTAGAGGAGCTTTAGTAaaagaaggaggaagaagaacaaTGAGAACAGTAGCTGTTCCAATAAGACGTTCAGTTTCACCAAGAACACCTTCAGCAGTAGAAACACCAGGCTTCACTAATGCTAACTCTACTAGAGGTGATCTTGGAGAACAATACTCTGATCCTACTGCTCCCTCATTTAGCTCAGATATTACCAATAATCAAGATAATTCTCATCAAGATGGACCTGAAGTAGGCTTTGCTTCTGGTCTAACTGGTAATGAATCGGCTGACTCTGCTACTTCTCCTgatcctcttcttcctgcTGATACTACTTCTACTAATGGTGCTTCTAAAGAAACTCCTCTTCCCAATCCTGCTCCTAATTGTAATACTTCTCCTTTTACTGAAATTCTTGCTGGCAGCTCTGTACTAGCTGGATATGCCTTCTCTGGTACCATTGCCGGAGCTGCCGCAACTTTTTTCGGAGGATGGAGActttataaacatacctACCTCTCAACCATAGATACCGACTAG